The Equus quagga isolate Etosha38 chromosome 12, UCLA_HA_Equagga_1.0, whole genome shotgun sequence genome includes a region encoding these proteins:
- the LOC124248213 gene encoding somatomedin-B and thrombospondin type-1 domain-containing protein-like codes for MAQRRAARILPLALALAAVAAVSRARGSLGALWSGQGCAALGRCCPGRDPTCAARGPPRCFCDQACGAGRDCCEDYARACPAVPCAVAKWSGWSRCVKPCQVSYRVRQRHVLQEPRNGGAPCPPLEERAGCVEYWSHPGVECQQSLLPALITTGSYGKERKKQGVPKERETAGYCVQFRLGPIPGSCQQVRAPHARWTRYLTQGHTVCVRCEWPAQDARSRRCYGDGGGAEGNQLLLWQAAGHPRCRGTWERLGRPRDCSCPEVHSLVFI; via the exons ATGGCCCAGCGCCGCGCGGCGCGGATCCTGCCCCTGGCGCTCGCCCTGGCCGCGGTGGCCGCGGTGTCCCGGGCCCGGGGGTCGCTAGGCGCTCTCTGGTCGGGGCAGGGCTGCGCCGCGCTGGGCCGCTGCTGCCCGGGCCGTGACCCGACCTGCGCCGCCCGCGGGCCCCCGCGCTGCTTCTGCGACCAGGCGTGCGGGGCGGGGCGGGACTGCTGCGAGGACTACGCGCGGGCCTGCCCAG CGGTCCCCTGCGCTGTGGCAAAGTGGAGTGGCTGGAGTCGCTGTGTCAAGCCCTGCCAGGTCTCTTACCGTGTCCGCCAGAGGCATGTCCTGCAGGAACCAAGGAACGGGggtgccccctgccccccgctGGAGGAGCGGGCTGGCTGTGTGGAGTACTGGAGCCACCCAGGAGTGGAGTGCCAACAGTCCTTGC TCCCTGCTCTGATAACCACAGGCAGCTACGGGAAAGAGCGGAAAAAGCAAGGTGTCCCCAAGGAGCGGGAGACAGCAGG GTACTGTGTCCAGTTCCGGCTGGGGCCCATTCCCGGGAGCTGCCAACAGGTGAGGGCACCCCATGCCCGGTGGACAAGGTATCTGACCCAGGGCCACACGGTGTGTGTGAGGTGTGAGTGGCCTGCCCAGGACGCCAGGAGCCGGCGCTGCTACGGGGATGGCGGTGGGGCCGAAGG GAACCAGCTGTTGCTGTGGCAGGCGGCCGGCCACCCCCGGTGCCGAGGGACCTGGGAGAGGCTGGGGCGGCCCCGGGACTGCTCCTGCCCCGAGGTCCACAGCCTCGTCTTCATCTAG